A stretch of DNA from Telopea speciosissima isolate NSW1024214 ecotype Mountain lineage chromosome 5, Tspe_v1, whole genome shotgun sequence:
CCAGACATATGGTGGTTGaacgaaatgaccatcccaccccgTGCAACCTGTAccgcagcacagagaacatcagcccataaACATAGATGAGAACcgtctgagtttttttttttggtaaaaccgTGTGAGTTGAGTCTTGTGACAAATCAAACCTTATTTCCTACTCGGagaaaacatataaaaatgGACAAGTATGTtacaataaaataagaaaaagccCATAGCCGGCCCATATCTCTCggtcatctctctctctgtctctctctattttAGCTTGTGCTCATAAAATGAGAAGGTAGACGACCAGTTGGTTCCCTTCTCTTTGCTTGCTTATTCCTCCGTTTGTTCCTCTGGCTCTGCCGGCCGCCAAACGAGTATGGCTACGCAGGACCACTATGTCTTTGTCGCCGCCACCGTTGTAATCGCCGTTCTGCTATTTCCGGCAAAATCTTCAGCGAAAGAGCCAATCATAAACTATCCTTTCACTACCTTTAGTCCCTCTCAGTTCAACACTACATTCCAGATGTTAGGTTCTTCATCCATTAGCACAACAGCCCTTCAGATAACACCCGACACCCTTAACGATGCCTTCAGCCTCTTAAACAAGTCCGGCCGTGTCATGCTCCCCCAATCCTTCAAGCTCTGGGAAGTTTCTtcgtcttcatcatcatcttcatcgcATAACAATAGCAGCAAAAACTCGACAATGGAATCGGACATTTTGGCCTCCTTCAACTCAACCTTCCTCATAAACATCTACCGACCACCTAATGGGTCCGTCGGAGAAGGCTTCGCTTTCGTCATAGCTCCAGATCTAAACATCCCTTCTTCGAGCTATGGCCAGTGGCTGGGCTTAACCAACGCCACCCTCGATAACAACCCATCCAACAAAATCGTCGCCATTGAGCTTGATACGGTGAAGCAAGACTTCGACCCAGATGACAATCACTTGGGTCTGGACATCAACAGTGTCGTTTCAAACGCGACGGTGTCGCTTTCCAAGTTTGGGATCGAGATTTCACCGGAGATTCCCACGAACTACACCGTGTGGGTCCAATACGACGGAAGGGCTAAACTGATGGAGGTATACATGGCCGCCGGAGATTCCAACAAGCCGAGCAACCCGATTCTGAGTGAGAAGATAAATCTCAAGAATTATGTGAATCAGTACTCGTACATGGGGTTCTCGGCGTCGACGGGTGAGAAGGCGCAGCTGAACTGCGTGCTCAAATGGGATCTATCGGTGGAGGGGTTCCCTGAAAAGAGAAATCTAACTTGGTTGAAGATCTTATTCGGGGTCGGAGTGCCGGTTTTGGCATCGTTGGGGGTTGCAATTTTCGTGCTGGTTCGGTattggaagaagaggagggttGTGAACGACCCAACCATTTTAGGGGCTCTGAAGAGCCTGCCAGGAACGCCAAGGGAGTTCAGCTTTAAGGAACTGAAGAAGGCTACCAACAACTTCGACGAGAAGATGAAGCTTGGGCAGGGTGGATACGGTGTGGTTTACAAGGGGTTACTCCCGCAGGAAAATACTGAAATTGCAGTCAAGAAATTCTCCAGGGATAATATGCAAGGGATCGATGATTTCCTGTGTGAGCTCACCATCATTAATCGCCTCCGGCATAAACATCTCGTCCGATTAGTCGGTAAGTTCAGGGAATtaaagtaattaattttactttttttttaataggccACTCTCACTGTCAAAGTCTCTATCTCAACATCCATTAATTACATAATCTTTCCTCATTTGCGTTGCTACCTAGTCCTTCCATTGGGTAGTATTTGAAGAAATTCCATTATTGCATTTTGACAGGTTGGTGCCACAAAAAAAGCTTGCTTCTATTGGTGTACGAGTACATGCCAAATGGAAGCCTTGACAATCATCTATTTGGTGGGCCTGAGAAAACACTGAATTGGGATCATCGATACAAGATCATAGCCGGTGTGGCATCGGCCCTACACTATCTTCACGACGAGTACGACCAGCGAGTCATCCACCGTGACCTCAAGGCCAGCAACGTCATGCTCGACACCCACTTCAACGCCCGGTTGGGCGATTTCGGTCTGGCTCGTGCCCTGGACAACGAGAAGACTTCCTACGCCGAGATAGAAGGGATCCCAGGCACCCCTGGCTACATGGCACCGGAATGCTTCCACACTAGCAAAGCCACCACCGAATCAGACGTCTATGGGTTCGGCGCCGTCGTACTCGAGGTGGTGTGCGGTCTGCGTCCCTGGAATAAAATCGCCGGCTTCGGATCCCTAGTGGACTGGGTCTGGATTCTTTACCGTGAGGGACGTATTCTGGAGGCCGTCGATCAGAGGCTAATGGATGAATACGATTCAGATCGAGCCCAGCGGCTCTTGCTCCTTGGACTCGCTTGTTGCCATCCCATCGCGGCTGAAAGGCCCAAAACACCAAAAATCGTTCAGATCATCTCCGGATCCATTCCCCCACCTGACGTGCCTTACATGAAACCTGCCTTTGTGTGGCCGGCCATTGGCTTCAACATCGATGGCTTGACCACCGATACGCAGGACACCACTCCCATGACCTGCTCTTCCTATTATTATGGGTCTGAGACGTCGGAGTGGACTCCACGCTGCGAGAGCCGTGAGAACTTGGCAGGGTATTCTGACATATCCTTGGTTTGATCATGATCATCATCGTCTGATTCAGTCAAGACTCAAGATACTACAACATATTCTGGTCAAAGATTCTGATCCGACGATTACACTTTGTTGAAGCGTCCATGTTATCCGTTGTTAAATCTTGAGTATTATTATTCTATCGCCTGCAGAAGAATTTTGTGAATAgggttttcctttctttcttcttctttgtttgtttgtctGTCGTGGTCCTGGCTAAAGTTCCAAGAACACGATTAAGTTGAAAATTCTTGGTTTTCgttttttcttcaatattttgtttttaatttgttgGAATGACCTAATTTTTGGGACTTTGGACCTGGGAAGGTTTTAGaattttcatcatttttcccttttgttataTAGGATTCCCTAAAAACTGTCTTTAAAAGTCATTTGCTTACCTTTCAATTTGGTGTAAAGCACCAAAGTTGcttcttttgttttgtattgTTCAATAATTCTTGTACATAGAATCAATTCGTTTTGATAGATAAAGTAAATTAAAGAACCAACCAGTTTATGTCTCATttgtccttctttcttttttagcaATAATTTCTTAGCAACATTCTACTTTGAACTTCGGAGGTTAACGCTGCATGTATGTGTATATCTAGAGACTATGGCCTAGCCCATCTCATTCTGAATATCCATACACAATTGATAAGCCCATTATCTTTATAGCCCATGGGCCACTTCAAATTCATTCCCCGAGTGTAATTGGAATATTTTTATGCAGCTGTTGTATTCACATTTCGACCCTCCCCCTCACccaaaaaacataataataagaagaagaagaagaagagaagaaggaaaggtggggaaaagaaaattgaagatcAAAAGGGCGTGGCCCTCACGAAACGGGCCAGGTATTGAATTTGGTGGCTTTTATCTAAATCGGTTGATGGGTTGGTTCAATGATTTAGTTTGGGTTGTCCATTTAAATGGGAGGTGAAGAGTCTTTAGATGGAAGAGTGGAGTCTTAACAAGGTTGTGTCTTCTAAGTAATTGGAAGTGATTGATCATTTAAATCATTAAACAATGTGGAATCTTTCAAGAGACATTTCGGAAGAAGTGTATAGTGGGCTTTTTCtataaaaatatagaaaatgaaaaatcttgTTCAACAaggttgaggagagagagttagTGGATTCAgtctaaggagagagaaacaaGCAAAGTAGAATATAGAATGTAGAGacgagagaagaaaaaaaggtgaGAAGCCACAGATGTAGAAGCAccaagggagaaggagaaaaagaggtgAGTGAGTGAACAAATgagaaaaatgaagagaaaaagtGTGTACAAGGGACTTGGGTTTGGGAGACAAATTGCAAAGTTGTactactattttcttttcttgttcttagTGGGAGATCGAATACTTCTATTGATGTAAGTGGTATTTTTGAATTATGtaaatctcttttctcttgtgtaattgtttctttcttttttagttctTGTTTATCTTGCACATACTGACTTCGTAAGGTACCCACATCGCAAGAGCGAGTCGTTTCCCAACCCCAACAGTAATGTATAGAATACTTCTTGTCTATGCTCCTTCGATCTATTTTACTGTGAATGTAAGACTTCTCTTTTACCTCTTCTTTGACGAGGTAAGTTGTAACTTTTATGATccacaaaatatttttttcacaCCCAATTCGATGTCTCTTTCTATTATACCCACCACTTTTTAGCTACATGGACATATGATTTGGTATGCTAACGATTTGATAAACTGGGAACCTTAATACGCCACGcttcaagtttctattttaatgttttcattttttagaattttcaaatttattttatatatttactAACGTAACTATCGAGATTAGTTTGAAACTTTAACCATAAATTAACGATGATATTGAAAACATGTTCACCAGATTTGGGGGCCCGACGAAATTGTAAGTAATTGTGGGAATTTTGGGAAAAGATTTACAACTTAGCTCTTCAGATGGACTGATTCCTTAGGCAGTGAGGCTAGTCCTGGAGTCCAAGCCCAATCCAAAAGTTGGttgtaaggaaaaaaaaaaaaaaaaaatctatttttaacaaataatttaaaaaaattatatgttatactaaaaggatAACAAAAGTAAGATTACACATTATTTGAAATCTTGACGGGTAtcagtaaaaaataaaaatcccttatataaatgagatttttaTCAACTACTATGAAAGGCCTAGTTTGCCATGAAACTCATGGTataggagatgggagagagacagactcataCTGTGCACACCGTCGACATGTCAGCCTTTACACTAAAAGGGATTCTTAAAAGTTTCTTTTATAATGGTGAATGTATTTCATGTAATTCGCACCCCTAAAAGAAAATGTATTTTCATGTAAAGTTATGTTTTCTCTAGAGTGGTCAATGTATACACAATTACTTGATTGCAGGAAAAGCTTAACCATTAACATTAATTAGCGGGGTTTTGGGTCCAAATTCTTATATGATTAACAATAAAAATGGTTTTAACTCCTAGGGATGTCAATTCTAGGTTCGGCTCGATTATTGAATGTGTCGGGCTTAAGTCCGACACATTTAATAATCGGGCGACCCCGATGTGGGGTCCTTGCCCGTCGAGCGCTCGACCGGACCAATCGATTACAGGCCTGACCT
This window harbors:
- the LOC122661126 gene encoding probable L-type lectin-domain containing receptor kinase S.5, whose protein sequence is MLGSSSISTTALQITPDTLNDAFSLLNKSGRVMLPQSFKLWEVSSSKNSTMESDILASFNSTFLINIYRPPNGSVGEGFAFVIAPDLNIPSSSYGQWLGLTNATLDNNPSNKIVAIELDTVKQDFDPDDNHLGLDINSVVSNATVSLSKFGIEISPEIPTNYTVWVQYDGRAKLMEVYMAAGDSNKPSNPILSEKINLKNYVNQYSYMGFSASTGEKAQLNCVLKWDLSVEGFPEKRNLTWLKILFGVGVPVLASLGVAIFVLVRYWKKRRVVNDPTILGALKSLPGTPREFSFKELKKATNNFDEKMKLGQGGYGVVYKGLLPQENTEIAVKKFSRDNMQGIDDFLCELTIINRLRHKHLVRLVGWCHKKSLLLLVYEYMPNGSLDNHLFGGPEKTLNWDHRYKIIAGVASALHYLHDEYDQRVIHRDLKASNVMLDTHFNARLGDFGLARALDNEKTSYAEIEGIPGTPGYMAPECFHTSKATTESDVYGFGAVVLEVVCGLRPWNKIAGFGSLVDWVWILYREGRILEAVDQRLMDEYDSDRAQRLLLLGLACCHPIAAERPKTPKIVQIISGSIPPPDVPYMKPAFVWPAIGFNIDGLTTDTQDTTPMTCSSYYYGSETSEWTPRCESRENLAGYSDISLV